A part of Roseitalea porphyridii genomic DNA contains:
- a CDS encoding F0F1 ATP synthase subunit B — translation MLDSSFWALVGLILFFGIVYYFKVPGMVTGALDKRGDRIRNELEEARRLREEAQQLLAEYQRKRKEAEREAEAIVEAARGEAEQITAEAKEKTEEYVVRRTQLAEQKIAQAEIDAVNAVRASAVDVSIAAAEKLIGEKMTAKTRGDLFKSSLDQVKSHMN, via the coding sequence TCTTCGGGATCGTCTACTACTTCAAGGTGCCGGGCATGGTCACCGGCGCGCTCGACAAGCGCGGCGACCGGATCCGCAACGAGCTCGAGGAAGCTCGCCGTCTGCGCGAGGAGGCCCAGCAGCTGCTGGCCGAATACCAGCGCAAGCGCAAGGAAGCCGAAAGGGAAGCCGAGGCGATCGTCGAGGCGGCCAGGGGCGAGGCCGAGCAGATCACCGCCGAGGCCAAGGAAAAGACCGAGGAATATGTCGTCCGGCGCACCCAGCTAGCCGAACAGAAGATCGCGCAGGCCGAGATCGATGCCGTGAACGCGGTGCGCGCGTCGGCCGTTGACGTCTCGATCGCGGCTGCCGAGAAACTGATCGGCGAAAAGATGACGGCCAAGACGCGCGGCGATCTGTTCAAGTCCTCGCTCGACCAGGTCAAGAGCCACATGAACTGA
- a CDS encoding ribonuclease HII, with the protein MATRVADSPLLFEPVPAMPDDALECALVDDGCLCVAGVDEAGRGPLAGPVVAAAVVLDRAVPIAGLNDSKALTAGRREALFDAIMGAGRAVGIASCCAGTIDRSDIRKATLTAMRACLDALATEADGALFDGRDVPDGIVGHVRTRSVIKGDARSVSIAAASIVAKVTRDRMLARLCQAHPDYGLSAHKGYGSEEHRAAIVRAGGIMRVHRFTFRPLARG; encoded by the coding sequence ATGGCAACCCGTGTCGCCGATTCTCCGCTTCTCTTCGAACCCGTCCCGGCCATGCCGGACGATGCGCTCGAATGCGCGCTTGTCGACGATGGCTGTCTGTGCGTGGCGGGCGTCGACGAGGCCGGGCGCGGACCGCTGGCCGGGCCGGTGGTCGCCGCCGCCGTCGTGCTCGACCGCGCCGTGCCGATCGCCGGGCTGAACGATTCCAAGGCGCTGACGGCCGGCCGGCGCGAAGCGCTCTTTGATGCGATCATGGGTGCCGGGCGCGCGGTCGGCATCGCCTCATGCTGCGCCGGCACGATCGACCGCTCGGACATCCGCAAGGCCACATTGACCGCGATGCGCGCCTGTCTGGATGCGCTGGCGACCGAGGCCGACGGCGCCCTGTTCGACGGCCGCGATGTGCCCGACGGCATCGTCGGCCATGTCCGTACGCGGTCGGTGATCAAGGGCGATGCCCGCTCGGTGTCGATCGCCGCGGCCTCGATCGTCGCCAAGGTGACGCGCGACCGCATGCTGGCCCGTCTCTGTCAGGCCCATCCCGACTACGGTCTTTCGGCGCACAAGGGATACGGATCCGAGGAGCATCGGGCGGCGATCGTGCGGGCCGGCGGCATCATGCGCGTGCACCGTTTCACCTTCCGGCCGCTCGCCCGGGGCTGA
- a CDS encoding PA0069 family radical SAM protein — protein sequence MKAIAEADQFAGSLGAADGAAAANQHIDASGMRVDRRRVRGRASAINPAGRFEALATVEVDDGWQSLEDLPPFKTEVQVERARTVITRNQSPDISFDRSINPYRGCEHGCVYCFARPTHAYAGLSAGVDFESRLFVKPDAARLLEKEITRAGYEPRTIAIGTNTDPYQPIEREWMVMRSILEVLERHNHPVGIVTKSALVVRDADILARMAEKGLAKVALSVTTTDRMLARTMEPRASTPTRRLEAIKALSAVGVPCSVMVAPIIPGLNDHEIEKILDAAAAMGATQAGYVLLRLPLEVAPVFKEWLLRHYPERYRHVMSLIRSMRGGKDYDSEWSKRMSGTGPYAWQIARRMEMACKRLGLSARGKPLRTDLFVRPKPAGEQLELL from the coding sequence ATGAAGGCGATCGCCGAAGCCGATCAGTTTGCCGGAAGCCTGGGCGCCGCCGACGGTGCGGCGGCGGCCAACCAGCACATCGACGCGTCGGGCATGCGGGTCGACCGGCGCCGGGTGCGCGGCCGGGCGAGCGCGATCAATCCGGCCGGCCGGTTCGAGGCGCTGGCAACGGTCGAGGTGGACGATGGCTGGCAGAGCCTTGAGGACCTGCCGCCGTTCAAGACCGAGGTGCAGGTGGAACGGGCGCGAACCGTGATCACGCGCAACCAGTCGCCGGACATCTCGTTCGACCGGTCGATCAACCCCTATCGGGGCTGCGAGCATGGCTGCGTCTACTGTTTCGCGCGGCCCACGCACGCCTATGCGGGGCTTTCGGCGGGCGTCGACTTCGAATCTCGCCTGTTCGTGAAGCCCGATGCGGCCAGGCTGCTCGAAAAGGAGATCACGCGCGCGGGCTACGAACCCCGGACCATCGCCATCGGCACCAACACCGATCCCTATCAGCCGATCGAGCGCGAATGGATGGTGATGCGGTCGATCCTGGAAGTGCTCGAACGCCACAATCACCCGGTCGGCATCGTCACCAAGTCGGCGCTCGTGGTGCGCGATGCCGATATCCTGGCGCGCATGGCCGAAAAGGGACTGGCGAAAGTGGCGCTGTCGGTGACGACCACGGACCGCATGCTGGCGCGGACGATGGAGCCCCGCGCCTCGACGCCAACCAGGCGGCTCGAGGCGATCAAGGCGCTGTCGGCCGTCGGCGTGCCGTGTTCGGTGATGGTCGCGCCGATCATCCCGGGGCTTAACGATCATGAGATCGAGAAGATCCTCGACGCCGCCGCCGCTATGGGCGCGACGCAGGCCGGTTACGTGCTGCTGCGGCTTCCGCTCGAGGTTGCACCGGTCTTCAAGGAGTGGCTGCTTCGGCACTATCCGGAGCGCTACCGGCACGTAATGAGCCTGATCCGGTCGATGCGCGGCGGCAAGGACTACGATTCCGAGTGGAGCAAGCGCATGAGCGGCACCGGCCCCTATGCGTGGCAGATCGCCCGACGCATGGAAATGGCCTGCAAGCGCCTGGGACTGTCGGCGCGCGGCAAGCCGCTGCGCACCGACCTGTTCGTCAGGCCGAAACCGGCAGGGGAGCAGCTCGAACTCCTGTAA
- a CDS encoding glycosyl transferase family 2, protein MLTVLVPTRNDEDALARMLPALVPHAVSGNIVDVIVIDAASQDGTRRVAEIAGCTIIDADGTDVPALIELARGQWLLILEPGARPIGDWIGAVETHVNSPAGAGAARFSIARDPDAPWWRRMFAPGRATGAFHRGLLISRSQAAALARPGMALADLPRGLAVRTLRAAVRPPSA, encoded by the coding sequence ATGCTCACGGTGCTGGTTCCGACCCGCAATGACGAGGATGCGCTGGCCCGCATGCTGCCGGCGCTGGTGCCGCATGCCGTCAGCGGCAACATCGTCGATGTCATCGTCATCGATGCCGCTTCGCAGGACGGCACGCGCCGCGTCGCCGAGATTGCCGGATGCACGATCATCGATGCCGATGGTACCGACGTGCCCGCCCTCATCGAACTCGCGCGTGGTCAGTGGCTCCTGATACTCGAGCCGGGCGCTCGCCCGATCGGCGACTGGATCGGCGCGGTTGAAACCCATGTGAACAGCCCGGCCGGGGCAGGCGCGGCACGGTTTTCCATCGCGCGCGATCCCGACGCGCCATGGTGGCGGCGCATGTTCGCACCGGGCAGGGCGACGGGCGCGTTCCACCGGGGGCTGCTGATTTCGCGATCCCAGGCGGCCGCCCTTGCACGGCCCGGCATGGCCCTCGCCGACCTGCCGCGCGGGCTCGCCGTGCGCACGCTGCGCGCCGCCGTTCGGCCGCCGTCAGCCTGA
- the moaB gene encoding molybdenum cofactor biosynthesis protein B yields MSGLDESRPFIALNIAVMTVSDTRTADDDRSGRTLIDRIEAAGHVVAGYAIVPDEHDAITGQVRAWAADDGVDVVITTGGTGFTGRDVTPDALEPMFDKHMDGFSQVFHRISYDKIGTSTIQSRATAGLVGTMFVFVLPGSPGACKDGWDGILKWQLDYRHMPCNFVEIMPRLDEHLKRGKAGSG; encoded by the coding sequence GTGTCCGGGCTTGACGAAAGCCGCCCCTTCATCGCGCTGAACATCGCCGTCATGACGGTGTCGGACACCCGGACGGCTGACGACGACCGCTCCGGCCGCACGCTGATCGACCGGATCGAGGCGGCTGGTCACGTCGTGGCCGGCTATGCGATCGTACCCGACGAACACGACGCGATCACCGGGCAGGTGCGCGCCTGGGCGGCCGACGACGGCGTCGACGTGGTCATCACCACGGGCGGGACGGGCTTTACCGGACGGGACGTCACGCCGGACGCGCTGGAACCGATGTTCGACAAGCACATGGACGGCTTTTCGCAGGTCTTCCACCGCATCTCGTATGACAAGATCGGCACGTCGACGATCCAGTCGCGGGCCACCGCCGGCCTTGTCGGCACGATGTTCGTGTTCGTGCTGCCCGGCTCGCCGGGCGCCTGCAAGGATGGCTGGGACGGCATCCTGAAATGGCAGCTGGACTACCGCCACATGCCGTGCAACTTCGTCGAGATCATGCCGCGGCTGGACGAGCACCTGAAGCGGGGCAAGGCCGGCTCAGGCTGA
- a CDS encoding 4-(cytidine 5'-diphospho)-2-C-methyl-D-erythritol kinase, which yields MRASTGVPVTTGPISALAPAKVNLCLHVTGRRPDGYHLLETLVVFADEAAADRLSADHAGRDRFVVEGPAAGELDDADDNLVLRARDWLQTRVDAHSPAAITLEKHLPVASGLGGGSADAGATLRLLARLWGAPDAITTRAREAICAELGADIAMCIESRALIARGIGEDLTLVDGLPPLPAVLVNPGVPLATPAVFGALRNRTNAAMPSLPEAGFAGAGALARWLATNTRNDLEEPARMLAPTIDAVIDALAETRPALARMSGSGATCFALYGDMDAARAAAEELSAVHDDWWVRPALLNPQAEVPLASEGAFRVRA from the coding sequence GTGCGGGCTTCGACCGGCGTTCCGGTGACCACGGGGCCGATCAGCGCCCTTGCGCCGGCGAAGGTCAATCTGTGCCTGCACGTCACGGGCCGCCGTCCCGATGGCTATCACCTTCTGGAAACGCTGGTCGTCTTCGCCGACGAGGCCGCCGCCGACCGGCTGAGCGCCGACCATGCCGGCCGCGACCGCTTCGTGGTGGAAGGGCCGGCAGCCGGTGAACTCGACGATGCCGACGACAATCTGGTCCTTCGGGCGCGCGACTGGCTTCAGACGCGTGTCGATGCGCATTCGCCTGCCGCAATCACGCTAGAAAAGCATCTGCCCGTCGCCTCGGGTCTGGGTGGCGGTTCGGCCGATGCGGGGGCCACGCTGCGTCTTCTGGCGCGCCTGTGGGGCGCCCCCGACGCCATCACGACGCGGGCGCGCGAAGCGATCTGCGCCGAACTGGGCGCCGACATCGCCATGTGCATCGAAAGCCGCGCGCTGATCGCGCGTGGCATCGGCGAGGATCTGACGCTGGTCGACGGTCTGCCGCCGCTGCCGGCGGTTCTGGTCAATCCAGGCGTTCCCCTTGCGACGCCCGCGGTGTTCGGCGCGCTGCGCAACCGCACCAACGCGGCCATGCCGTCGCTGCCGGAAGCGGGCTTCGCCGGCGCCGGCGCGCTCGCGCGGTGGCTTGCGACAAACACCCGCAACGATCTCGAAGAGCCGGCGCGGATGCTGGCGCCGACGATCGACGCGGTGATCGACGCGCTTGCCGAAACGAGGCCGGCGCTGGCCCGCATGTCCGGTTCCGGCGCCACCTGCTTCGCCCTTTACGGGGATATGGACGCCGCGCGGGCTGCGGCCGAGGAACTGTCGGCGGTGCACGACGATTGGTGGGTGCGTCCGGCGCTGCTCAACCCGCAGGCCGAGGTGCCACTGGCAAGCGAGGGCGCGTTCCGTGTCCGGGCTTGA
- a CDS encoding tetratricopeptide repeat protein produces the protein MTITTLPNPASAATNGFHAPTRTFAGAFLAANAARDRYDFTAAARFFDEALRFDPGNQGLRRDLMIALVTDGQIEAAVPHGEALKDDTGAARLARLLLGVDAVRESRYLDANALLSSGASNDLETLMSGIMRAWALHGSGDTEGALALIDALDGPDWYALFASYHGALIADAAGMNEVAEARYAAGVGDQAGGSASPLTYLRLAEANARFLARNGKLAEARAAIARGLEIAPNNPDMLAVAETIDTPAGSRSIIATPQRGAAEILLNLGSAINRDGAEDFAALYLELGRALWPNNAQILFELGGIAEALGQTDKAIRYYAAVPSDSPLAHISALQRGLALSDLDRNDEAKAQLRALIDADPNDFRGYLALGGVHSSLKEFDEAADVYAAAIEQLDLDEPRFWQVHYRLGIAYERTDRWPEAERVFKHTLTLVPDQPDVLNYLGYSWIDMNMNLDEGIDMIRTAVAQRPRDGYIVDSLGWAYYRLGEFEKAVEQLETATELRPRDMIINDHLGDAYWRVGRQLEATYQWSRALAMEGEEEDLAEIRQKLADANAGREPMIATSRIDNGAAEQASGTASGNDG, from the coding sequence ATGACGATCACCACGCTGCCGAACCCGGCCAGCGCCGCCACCAACGGCTTTCATGCTCCGACCCGCACGTTCGCCGGCGCCTTCCTTGCCGCGAACGCCGCGCGCGACCGCTACGATTTCACGGCGGCGGCGCGCTTCTTCGACGAGGCGTTGCGCTTCGATCCCGGCAACCAGGGCCTGCGCCGCGACCTGATGATCGCGCTCGTCACCGACGGGCAGATCGAGGCGGCCGTGCCGCATGGCGAAGCGCTCAAGGACGATACGGGCGCGGCGCGGCTCGCACGGCTCCTGCTCGGGGTCGATGCGGTCCGCGAAAGCCGCTATCTGGACGCGAACGCGCTGCTGTCGTCGGGCGCCAGCAACGACCTCGAAACGCTCATGTCGGGCATCATGCGCGCCTGGGCGCTGCACGGTTCGGGCGACACGGAAGGCGCGCTGGCGCTGATCGATGCGCTGGACGGGCCGGACTGGTATGCCCTCTTTGCCAGCTATCACGGCGCACTGATCGCCGATGCGGCGGGCATGAACGAGGTTGCCGAGGCGCGCTATGCCGCCGGGGTCGGCGATCAGGCGGGCGGCAGCGCCTCGCCGCTGACCTATTTGCGGCTGGCCGAGGCCAATGCACGGTTCCTTGCGCGCAACGGCAAACTGGCCGAGGCGCGCGCGGCGATCGCGCGGGGGCTCGAGATCGCGCCGAACAATCCCGACATGCTGGCCGTCGCCGAGACGATCGACACGCCGGCGGGCTCGCGCAGCATCATCGCCACGCCACAGCGTGGCGCAGCCGAAATCCTGCTCAATCTGGGTTCGGCCATCAACCGCGACGGCGCCGAGGATTTCGCAGCCCTCTATCTGGAACTGGGCCGCGCCCTCTGGCCGAACAATGCGCAGATCCTGTTCGAACTCGGCGGCATCGCCGAGGCGCTCGGTCAGACGGACAAGGCGATCCGCTACTACGCCGCGGTTCCGTCCGATTCGCCGCTGGCGCACATTTCGGCGCTGCAGCGCGGTCTGGCGCTGTCCGATCTCGACCGGAACGACGAGGCCAAGGCGCAGCTTCGCGCGCTGATCGATGCGGACCCGAACGATTTCAGGGGCTATCTCGCGCTCGGCGGCGTGCATTCGTCGCTGAAGGAATTCGACGAGGCGGCCGACGTCTATGCGGCGGCGATCGAGCAGCTCGACCTCGACGAGCCGCGCTTCTGGCAGGTGCACTACCGCCTCGGCATCGCCTATGAGCGCACCGACCGCTGGCCGGAGGCCGAGCGCGTGTTCAAGCACACGCTGACGCTCGTGCCCGACCAGCCGGACGTGCTGAACTATCTGGGCTATTCGTGGATCGACATGAACATGAACCTCGACGAGGGCATCGACATGATCCGCACCGCGGTCGCCCAGCGCCCCCGGGACGGGTACATCGTCGATTCGCTCGGTTGGGCCTACTACCGGCTGGGCGAGTTCGAAAAGGCGGTAGAGCAGCTCGAGACGGCGACGGAACTGCGCCCGCGGGACATGATCATCAACGATCATCTGGGCGACGCCTACTGGCGGGTCGGACGGCAGCTCGAGGCGACCTATCAATGGTCGCGCGCGCTCGCCATGGAGGGGGAGGAAGAGGATCTGGCGGAGATCCGACAAAAGCTGGCCGATGCCAATGCGGGCCGCGAACCGATGATCGCGACGAGCCGGATCGACAATGGCGCGGCCGAACAGGCCAGCGGCACCGCATCCGGCAATGATGGCTGA
- a CDS encoding polyprenyl synthetase family protein encodes MGVVVSLDEQPRNNGIDGLIGLARPGMERVNQLILDKAGSDVKMIPEVANHLINSGGKRLRPMLTIASAEMFGYEGDGHIKLAASVEFMHTATLLHDDVVDESDRRRSKPTARMIWGNQASVLVGDFLLGQAFRMMVDVGEMDALDVLSTASAIIAEGEVMQLSAAKKLSTTEDDYLAVIKAKTAALFLAACEVGPIVAGMGADERAALRSYGLNLGLAFQLVDDVLDYGGNANDLGKNVGDDFREGKITLPVLLAYRRGSDEERIFWRESLEDGDNGDERLERARGLMSRHGALADTIGRARHFGAIARDALAPMPAGPQKTALLEVVDFCISRLN; translated from the coding sequence ATGGGTGTCGTTGTCTCGCTTGACGAGCAGCCCAGAAACAACGGAATCGACGGTCTGATCGGGCTCGCGCGGCCCGGCATGGAACGGGTGAACCAGCTCATCCTCGACAAGGCCGGCTCGGACGTGAAGATGATCCCCGAGGTCGCCAACCACCTGATCAATTCCGGTGGCAAGCGGCTGCGGCCGATGTTGACGATCGCCAGCGCCGAGATGTTCGGCTACGAGGGCGACGGGCACATCAAGCTGGCCGCCAGCGTCGAGTTCATGCACACCGCGACGCTGCTTCACGACGATGTGGTCGACGAGAGCGACCGACGCCGTTCCAAGCCGACCGCCCGGATGATCTGGGGCAATCAGGCGAGCGTGCTGGTCGGCGACTTCCTGCTCGGCCAGGCCTTCCGTATGATGGTCGATGTCGGCGAAATGGACGCGCTCGACGTGCTTTCGACGGCCTCGGCGATCATCGCCGAAGGCGAGGTGATGCAGCTTTCGGCGGCCAAGAAACTGTCGACCACCGAGGACGACTATCTGGCCGTCATCAAGGCCAAGACCGCCGCACTGTTCCTGGCCGCCTGCGAGGTCGGGCCGATCGTCGCCGGCATGGGTGCCGACGAGCGTGCCGCGCTGCGGTCCTACGGGCTCAATCTCGGCCTTGCCTTCCAGCTCGTGGACGACGTGCTCGACTATGGCGGCAACGCCAACGATCTGGGCAAGAACGTCGGCGACGACTTCCGCGAGGGCAAGATCACCCTGCCGGTCCTTCTGGCCTACCGTCGCGGCTCGGACGAGGAGCGCATCTTCTGGCGCGAGAGCCTCGAGGACGGCGACAATGGCGACGAACGCCTCGAACGGGCGCGCGGCCTGATGTCCCGTCACGGCGCGCTTGCCGACACGATCGGGCGGGCCCGCCATTTCGGCGCGATCGCCCGCGACGCGCTGGCGCCGATGCCGGCCGGCCCGCAGAAGACGGCGCTTCTGGAGGTCGTCGACTTCTGTATCTCGCGGCTGAATTGA
- a CDS encoding DUF2007 domain-containing protein, with product MKELMRSNDVVTLSFVEALMRDAGIGVMIADQAMSIMEGSIGAIPRRVLVESDRIEQARRVMRDAGLGHELSG from the coding sequence ATGAAAGAACTGATGCGGTCCAACGACGTCGTCACGCTCTCCTTCGTCGAGGCCCTGATGCGCGACGCCGGAATCGGCGTAATGATCGCCGATCAGGCGATGTCGATCATGGAGGGCTCGATCGGCGCGATTCCGCGCCGCGTGCTCGTTGAAAGCGACCGCATCGAGCAGGCGCGGCGAGTCATGCGCGACGCGGGCTTGGGCCATGAGCTCTCCGGCTGA
- a CDS encoding tRNA1(Val) (adenine(37)-N6)-methyltransferase, translated as MSSPADRSFPTTIDAFHRGRFMIVQPAEGHHRAGLDAMLLAATVPDGFAGHLADLGAGAGAAGLAVLSRCVDATATLVDNDPAMIACARETLAHRDNADFGGRAAILDADVTLAGRVRTAAGLGPDMADHAIANPPFNDARDRQTPKAGRAAAHVIDAGTLAGWIRTAAAIVRPGGRFGLIARPTMLGDMLGAMEGRFGGLALRPVHPRPDATAIRVLVEGVKGSRARLAMLPPVVLHPPGSDTGFTDEADALINGRAHLRMRP; from the coding sequence ATGAGCTCTCCGGCTGACCGGTCGTTCCCGACGACGATCGACGCGTTCCACCGCGGCCGTTTCATGATCGTGCAGCCGGCCGAAGGGCATCATCGCGCCGGTCTCGACGCGATGCTGCTCGCGGCCACCGTGCCGGACGGCTTTGCGGGCCATCTCGCCGATCTGGGCGCGGGCGCGGGGGCGGCCGGCCTTGCGGTCCTGAGCCGCTGCGTCGATGCCACGGCCACGCTGGTCGATAACGACCCGGCAATGATCGCTTGCGCCCGTGAAACGCTCGCCCATCGGGACAATGCGGACTTCGGCGGGCGCGCGGCGATCCTCGACGCCGACGTCACGCTTGCGGGACGCGTCCGGACGGCGGCCGGACTTGGGCCCGACATGGCCGACCACGCGATCGCCAACCCGCCGTTCAACGATGCACGCGACCGGCAAACGCCGAAGGCCGGACGCGCGGCGGCGCATGTGATCGACGCGGGAACCCTGGCCGGCTGGATCAGGACCGCCGCCGCGATCGTCCGCCCGGGCGGACGGTTCGGCCTGATCGCCCGACCCACGATGCTCGGCGACATGCTCGGGGCGATGGAGGGCCGGTTCGGTGGCCTCGCCCTCAGGCCGGTCCATCCCCGGCCCGATGCGACCGCGATCAGGGTCCTTGTCGAAGGCGTCAAGGGCAGTCGGGCGCGGCTTGCGATGCTGCCGCCCGTCGTCCTGCATCCGCCCGGATCGGACACCGGTTTCACCGATGAGGCCGACGCGCTGATCAATGGTCGCGCGCACCTTCGGATGCGACCGTGA
- the purD gene encoding phosphoribosylamine--glycine ligase, giving the protein MRVLLIGGGGREHALAWKLATSPALTALICAPGNPGTEEIATNAVIDVADHRAVIDFCRLQSVDLVIIGPEAPLVAGHGDDLRAAGISVFGPSAAAAQLEGSKGFTKDLCARFSIPTAAYQRFNNAPKAKMYARAQGAPIVIKADGLAAGKGVTVAMTTEEAMAAIDDCFEGAFGDAGAELVIEEFLEGEEVSFFCLCDGKTALPLTSAQDHKRVGDRDTGPNTGGMGAYSPAPIFDEAMQRRVMAEIIEPTLAGMAEMGCPFTGVLYAGLMVTAEGPKLIEYNVRFGDPECQVLMPRLTSDLLPLLKAAADGDLSGMDAQWTDKAALTVVMCAPGYPERPEKGSVIGGLGKAASMDAVLVFHAGTARKGADLIANGGRVLNVTALGNSVREAQARAYQAVAAIDWPEGFCRSDIGWRALEREE; this is encoded by the coding sequence ATGCGCGTTCTGTTGATCGGCGGCGGCGGACGCGAGCATGCGCTGGCCTGGAAGCTTGCGACATCGCCGGCGCTCACGGCGCTGATCTGCGCGCCGGGCAATCCGGGCACAGAAGAGATCGCCACCAACGCGGTGATCGACGTGGCCGACCATCGCGCGGTGATCGATTTCTGCCGGCTGCAGTCAGTCGATCTGGTGATAATCGGCCCCGAGGCGCCGCTCGTCGCCGGCCACGGCGATGATCTTCGCGCGGCGGGGATTTCGGTGTTCGGGCCCTCGGCGGCGGCCGCGCAACTTGAGGGCTCGAAGGGCTTCACCAAGGATCTGTGTGCGCGCTTTTCGATCCCGACCGCTGCCTATCAGCGCTTCAACAACGCACCAAAGGCGAAGATGTATGCCCGTGCGCAGGGCGCGCCGATCGTCATCAAGGCGGACGGGCTCGCCGCCGGCAAGGGCGTGACCGTAGCCATGACGACCGAAGAGGCGATGGCGGCGATCGACGATTGCTTCGAGGGCGCTTTCGGCGATGCCGGCGCCGAGTTGGTGATCGAGGAATTCCTCGAGGGCGAGGAAGTCAGCTTCTTCTGCCTGTGCGACGGTAAGACCGCGCTGCCGCTGACCTCGGCGCAGGACCACAAGCGCGTGGGCGACCGTGACACCGGCCCCAACACGGGCGGCATGGGCGCCTATTCGCCCGCGCCGATCTTCGATGAGGCGATGCAGCGCCGCGTGATGGCCGAGATCATCGAGCCAACGCTGGCCGGCATGGCCGAGATGGGCTGTCCGTTCACGGGCGTCCTCTATGCCGGGCTGATGGTGACCGCCGAGGGGCCCAAGCTGATCGAATACAATGTCCGCTTCGGCGACCCCGAATGCCAGGTCCTGATGCCCCGCTTGACCTCCGACCTGCTGCCGCTCCTGAAAGCGGCGGCGGACGGCGATCTGTCGGGGATGGACGCGCAGTGGACCGACAAGGCCGCGCTCACCGTCGTCATGTGCGCGCCCGGCTATCCCGAAAGACCCGAGAAAGGCTCGGTGATCGGCGGTCTCGGCAAGGCCGCGTCGATGGACGCGGTCCTCGTCTTCCATGCCGGCACGGCGCGCAAGGGCGCCGATCTGATCGCCAATGGCGGCCGGGTTCTCAATGTCACGGCCCTGGGAAATTCGGTGCGGGAAGCGCAAGCGCGTGCCTACCAAGCGGTCGCGGCCATCGACTGGCCGGAAGGGTTCTGCCGTTCCGACATCGGCTGGCGCGCGCTCGAACGCGAGGAATGA
- the ubiA gene encoding 4-hydroxybenzoate octaprenyltransferase, giving the protein MEDVQSKGRQGRVADAPSGHWVYAALPRVAWPYAQLARWDRPIGWWLLLWPCWWAAALAPFGHGTATLPVAAQLPDPWHMALFLVGAIAMRGAGCTYNDLVDRNIDDQVARTRSRPLPSGQVTPFQAKAFLVAQALVGFLVLIQFNVTAIWVGIASLAVVAIYPFAKRFTDWPQLFLGLAFSWGAFMGWVAVHASLGVTPFLLYAGCILWTIGYDTIYAHQDKEDDALVGVRSTARLFGDKTKPALLILYGGMVILLAASFASTQVPIIAYTGLIAAGLHMANQIRVLDIDDADQCLALFKSNTVVGWLIFGGLVAGSLWMLAT; this is encoded by the coding sequence ATGGAAGATGTTCAGTCCAAGGGACGTCAGGGACGCGTTGCCGACGCGCCGTCGGGGCACTGGGTCTATGCCGCCCTGCCGCGCGTCGCCTGGCCCTATGCGCAGCTTGCCCGGTGGGACCGGCCGATCGGCTGGTGGCTGCTGCTGTGGCCGTGCTGGTGGGCGGCCGCGCTCGCCCCGTTCGGTCACGGCACCGCGACGCTGCCCGTGGCTGCGCAACTGCCCGATCCGTGGCACATGGCCCTCTTTCTGGTCGGCGCGATCGCCATGCGCGGCGCCGGCTGCACCTACAACGATCTGGTCGACCGCAACATCGACGATCAGGTCGCACGCACGCGCTCGCGGCCACTGCCCTCCGGCCAGGTCACGCCGTTTCAGGCCAAGGCGTTCCTCGTCGCCCAGGCGCTGGTCGGCTTCCTGGTGCTGATCCAGTTCAACGTCACGGCGATCTGGGTCGGCATCGCCTCGCTCGCGGTCGTGGCAATCTATCCGTTCGCCAAGCGCTTCACCGACTGGCCGCAGCTCTTCCTGGGTCTTGCCTTCTCCTGGGGCGCCTTCATGGGCTGGGTCGCCGTGCACGCCTCGCTCGGCGTGACGCCCTTCCTGCTCTATGCCGGCTGCATCCTGTGGACGATCGGCTATGACACGATCTACGCGCATCAGGACAAGGAGGACGACGCGCTCGTCGGCGTGCGCTCGACGGCGCGCCTGTTCGGCGACAAGACCAAGCCGGCGCTCCTGATCCTCTATGGCGGGATGGTGATCCTGCTGGCGGCGAGTTTCGCCAGCACGCAGGTGCCGATCATCGCCTATACCGGCCTGATCGCAGCCGGGCTGCACATGGCCAACCAGATCCGCGTTCTCGACATCGACGACGCGGACCAGTGCCTGGCCCTGTTCAAATCCAACACGGTCGTCGGCTGGCTGATCTTCGGCGGCCTCGTCGCCGGCTCGCTCTGGATGCTGGCGACCTGA